Proteins from one Microbacterium hatanonis genomic window:
- a CDS encoding aspartate aminotransferase family protein, which produces MTDETTDLDARTKDLDRAHVFHSWSAQAALDPMVIAGGSGTTVWDHAGTRYLDFSSQLVNVNIGHQHPAVVRAIQEQAATLATIGPATANLARGEAARRIVERAPDGFEKVFFTNGGADANENAIRLARLHTGRDTVLSTYRSYHGNTGAAIVSTGDWRRIPNRYARGHVHFFGPYLYRTEFWAASPEEECERALRHLERVIQAEGPTTVAAILLETIPGTAGVLVPPPGYLAGVRALADRYGIVLILDEVMAGFGRTGRWFAFDGYDVMPDLITFAKGVNSGYVPVGGVIISDPIAAQFDEEVFPGGLTYSGHPLAAASIIGALDAMADEGIVDHAARVGSESIGPALHALAERHDVIGEVRGEGVFWALELVADRATREPLPAAAMGSLKSGLVARGLLPFVSENRIHVVPPCVVTTAEVDQAAAIYDEAFTDLARAR; this is translated from the coding sequence ATGACCGATGAGACGACCGACCTCGACGCGAGGACCAAGGACCTCGACCGCGCGCACGTCTTCCATTCGTGGTCGGCGCAGGCAGCGCTCGATCCGATGGTGATCGCGGGAGGCTCCGGCACCACCGTCTGGGATCACGCCGGCACCCGCTATCTGGACTTCTCCAGCCAACTCGTGAACGTGAACATCGGCCATCAGCATCCGGCCGTCGTCCGTGCCATCCAGGAGCAGGCGGCGACCCTCGCGACCATCGGTCCCGCGACGGCGAACCTCGCACGGGGAGAGGCTGCGCGACGCATCGTCGAACGGGCGCCCGACGGATTCGAGAAGGTCTTCTTCACCAACGGCGGCGCCGACGCGAACGAGAACGCCATCCGGCTCGCGCGACTGCACACCGGTCGCGACACGGTGCTGTCGACCTACCGCTCGTACCACGGCAACACCGGGGCCGCGATCGTCTCCACCGGCGACTGGCGGCGCATCCCGAACCGGTACGCCCGCGGGCACGTGCACTTCTTCGGCCCCTACCTGTACCGCACCGAGTTCTGGGCCGCGAGCCCCGAGGAGGAGTGCGAGCGCGCGCTCCGCCACCTCGAGCGCGTGATCCAGGCCGAAGGCCCCACCACGGTCGCCGCGATCCTGCTCGAGACGATCCCCGGCACCGCCGGCGTGCTCGTTCCCCCGCCGGGATACCTCGCCGGCGTCCGCGCGCTGGCCGACCGGTACGGAATCGTGCTCATCCTCGACGAGGTCATGGCCGGGTTCGGACGCACCGGCCGCTGGTTCGCCTTCGACGGCTACGACGTCATGCCCGACCTCATCACCTTCGCCAAGGGGGTGAACTCCGGCTACGTCCCGGTCGGCGGCGTGATCATCTCCGACCCGATCGCGGCGCAGTTCGACGAAGAGGTCTTCCCCGGCGGACTCACCTACAGCGGTCACCCCCTCGCCGCGGCCTCGATCATCGGCGCCCTCGACGCGATGGCCGACGAAGGCATCGTCGACCACGCGGCACGTGTCGGCTCCGAGTCGATCGGCCCGGCTCTGCACGCCCTCGCCGAACGGCACGACGTGATCGGGGAAGTCCGCGGCGAGGGCGTCTTCTGGGCGCTCGAGCTCGTCGCCGACCGCGCCACGCGCGAGCCGCTCCCGGCCGCGGCGATGGGCTCGCTCAAGAGCGGTCTCGTCGCCCGGGGGCTCCTCCCCTTCGTGTCCGAGAACCGCATCCACGTCGTACCGCCCTGCGTGGTCACCACAGCCGAGGTCGATCAGGCCGCCGCCATCTACGACGAGGCCTTCACCGACCTCGCCCGCGCTCGCTGA
- a CDS encoding ABC transporter substrate-binding protein, with protein MTHSTRRALAAGAFALSATVILAACSGGGGGGSSDAESEGGLTPVTLQLQWLPQAQFAGYFAAVEQGFFEEEGLDVEIVPSGGDIVPQDALANGDADFAIAWVPKVLGSIEAGANLTDIAQIFQRSGTLQVSWADSGIDSVADFEGKRIGSWGFGNEWEIFAAMAAEGLDASTVQIITQDFNMNAFLQGDIDAAQAMTYNEYAQLLETVNPDTGELYVPEDFEVISYEDTEGAMLQDAIWADTERLESDEAYAETAVSFLKAVVKGWAFARDNPQDAADITLASGSGWGPSHELWMMNETNKLIWPADAGIGIIDEAAWKQTVDGAMAAVNETGAHLITAEPPATAYSNEYIQRALDELEADGVDITGGSFSPIEVTLEEGGS; from the coding sequence ATGACGCACAGCACACGTCGCGCACTCGCGGCCGGAGCATTCGCCCTGTCGGCCACCGTCATCCTCGCCGCCTGCTCCGGAGGGGGCGGCGGCGGATCATCCGACGCCGAATCCGAGGGCGGGCTCACGCCGGTCACCCTGCAGCTGCAGTGGCTGCCGCAGGCCCAGTTCGCCGGCTACTTCGCCGCCGTCGAGCAGGGATTCTTCGAGGAGGAGGGGCTGGACGTCGAGATCGTGCCCTCCGGCGGCGACATCGTGCCGCAGGACGCCCTCGCCAACGGCGACGCCGACTTCGCGATCGCCTGGGTGCCGAAGGTGCTGGGGTCGATCGAGGCCGGCGCGAACCTCACCGACATCGCGCAGATCTTCCAGCGCTCCGGCACCCTGCAGGTCTCGTGGGCCGACTCCGGCATCGATTCGGTGGCCGACTTCGAGGGCAAGCGGATCGGCTCGTGGGGCTTCGGCAACGAGTGGGAGATCTTCGCGGCGATGGCCGCGGAGGGCCTCGACGCGAGCACCGTGCAGATCATCACGCAGGACTTCAACATGAACGCCTTCCTGCAGGGCGACATCGACGCAGCCCAGGCGATGACGTACAACGAGTACGCGCAGCTGCTCGAGACCGTGAACCCCGACACCGGCGAGCTGTACGTGCCCGAGGACTTCGAGGTCATCAGCTATGAGGACACCGAGGGAGCGATGCTGCAGGACGCCATCTGGGCCGACACCGAGCGGCTCGAGTCCGACGAGGCCTACGCCGAGACGGCCGTGTCGTTCCTCAAAGCCGTGGTGAAGGGCTGGGCGTTCGCGCGCGACAATCCGCAGGATGCCGCGGACATCACCCTCGCATCGGGGTCGGGCTGGGGTCCGAGCCACGAGCTGTGGATGATGAACGAGACGAACAAGCTGATCTGGCCCGCTGATGCGGGCATCGGGATCATCGACGAGGCGGCCTGGAAGCAGACCGTCGACGGGGCGATGGCTGCGGTCAACGAGACCGGCGCGCACCTCATCACCGCCGAACCGCCGGCGACCGCGTACTCGAACGAGTACATCCAGCGAGCCCTCGACGAACTCGAGGCCGACGGTGTCGACATCACGGGCGGCAGCTTCTCGCCCATCGAGGTGACCCTCGAAGAGGGCGGAAGCTGA
- a CDS encoding ABC transporter permease, with protein MTSTAPGRTGWTPAVEARLRILLPLGVGVVALVGWQLLVTVGGVSDYLLPSPAAIAAEVVEFWPAISSAALVTGTNALVGLVVGSAIALLLGALASQWRPIDSMSAPVVAALAVVPIVALAPVLNSMFGADSQFGRQAIAALASFVPIFVNTLRGLRQTRAVHRDLLRAYAASAGQTFRTVTFPTAVPYVTTGVRIASSLAVISALVAEYFGGPRGGLGTFISTSAATSAYARAWAYVAAGIVVGLVFYLGTALLERIVRARIPSDAR; from the coding sequence ATGACCTCGACCGCACCGGGGCGCACCGGCTGGACCCCCGCGGTCGAGGCGCGGCTGCGCATACTGCTCCCCCTCGGCGTCGGCGTCGTCGCGCTCGTCGGGTGGCAGCTCCTCGTCACCGTCGGAGGCGTGTCGGACTACCTCCTTCCGAGCCCGGCGGCGATCGCCGCCGAGGTCGTCGAGTTCTGGCCGGCGATCTCGAGCGCCGCCCTCGTGACCGGCACCAATGCGCTCGTGGGTCTCGTGGTGGGGAGCGCGATCGCCCTCCTCCTGGGCGCGCTCGCGTCGCAGTGGCGTCCCATCGATTCGATGTCGGCGCCGGTGGTGGCCGCGCTCGCCGTCGTGCCGATCGTCGCCTTGGCACCGGTGCTCAACTCGATGTTCGGCGCCGACAGCCAGTTCGGCCGCCAGGCGATCGCCGCGCTCGCATCCTTCGTGCCGATCTTCGTCAACACGCTGCGTGGCCTGCGCCAGACGCGGGCCGTGCATCGCGATCTGCTGCGCGCCTACGCGGCGAGCGCCGGGCAGACCTTCCGCACCGTCACCTTCCCCACCGCGGTCCCCTACGTGACGACGGGGGTGCGCATCGCCAGCTCACTCGCGGTGATCTCCGCGCTGGTCGCGGAGTACTTCGGCGGCCCTCGCGGGGGGCTCGGCACCTTCATCTCGACCTCGGCCGCGACCAGCGCCTACGCGCGGGCGTGGGCCTACGTGGCCGCGGGCATCGTCGTCGGCCTCGTGTTCTACCTCGGAACGGCCCTGCTCGAACGGATCGTCCGCGCACGCATCCCGTCGGACGCGCGATGA
- a CDS encoding ABC transporter ATP-binding protein, producing MTAAVQITGVSKTFDTRDGQVTALAGADLTVAEGEFVSLIGPSGCGKSTLLRLIADLDAPTSGTIEVFGKSAERARRDQEYGIAFQQAGLLPWRTVADNIALPLELHGVGGSARRTRVAELADLVGLTDFTGSYPDQLSGGMQQRVAIARALAERPRLLLMDEPFGALDEMTREHMQGELARIAADTGAAVVFVTHSIPEAVFLSDRVVVMSPRPGRITETVQVRLGDHRDDALREDATFFERVTAVRAALHGTPEHSAARGAETR from the coding sequence ATGACCGCAGCGGTGCAGATCACGGGGGTGTCGAAGACGTTCGACACCCGGGACGGCCAGGTCACAGCGCTCGCGGGCGCCGACCTCACCGTCGCGGAGGGCGAGTTCGTCTCGCTCATCGGGCCGTCGGGATGCGGCAAGTCCACGCTCCTGCGTCTCATCGCCGACCTCGACGCGCCCACCTCGGGAACGATCGAGGTCTTCGGGAAGAGCGCGGAGCGCGCGCGGCGCGACCAGGAGTACGGGATCGCCTTCCAGCAGGCAGGGCTCCTCCCCTGGCGGACGGTCGCCGACAACATCGCGCTGCCCCTCGAACTCCACGGCGTCGGCGGCTCCGCGCGCCGCACACGGGTCGCGGAGCTCGCCGATCTCGTCGGACTCACCGACTTCACCGGCAGCTACCCCGACCAGCTCTCCGGCGGCATGCAGCAGCGCGTCGCCATCGCCCGCGCGCTGGCGGAACGGCCCCGCCTGCTCCTCATGGACGAGCCGTTCGGCGCGCTCGACGAGATGACACGCGAGCACATGCAGGGCGAGCTCGCGCGGATCGCCGCCGACACCGGAGCCGCCGTGGTGTTCGTCACCCACTCGATCCCCGAGGCGGTCTTCCTCTCCGACCGGGTCGTCGTGATGTCGCCGCGCCCCGGACGGATCACCGAGACGGTGCAGGTGCGGCTCGGCGATCACCGCGACGACGCCCTGCGCGAGGACGCCACCTTCTTCGAACGGGTCACCGCGGTGCGGGCGGCCCTGCACGGCACACCCGAGCACTCCGCCGCCCGCGGAGCGGAGACGCGATGA
- a CDS encoding ABC transporter permease, with protein MLVIVALWEGYKLLGPDDGVVIAGTRVLPRTTDLAMPHIWDMIVRLAEPVTRAPDSPPLWGVIALGALTTLGIAAAGWLLGLVVGVGLALVMQRWRLAEWGLLPWIVLSQTVPLIAFAPLVKSWGSQLSRGGVDWQDWMSVALIASYLAFFPIAVGALKGLQSPDRIHVELFHTYAAGYWGELWSLRLPAAVPYLLPALRLGAANAVIGAVVAEVSTGLQGGIGRLLVQFAGQASGDPAKAWGPIFGAVALGLVAAGSVALLGVTLKNFRRGEAL; from the coding sequence CTGCTCGTGATCGTCGCTCTGTGGGAGGGCTACAAGCTCCTCGGCCCCGACGACGGCGTCGTGATCGCGGGGACGCGCGTGCTCCCCCGCACCACCGATCTCGCCATGCCCCACATCTGGGACATGATCGTGCGGCTGGCCGAACCCGTCACCCGTGCGCCCGACTCCCCGCCGCTGTGGGGCGTGATCGCCCTGGGCGCCCTGACGACTCTCGGCATCGCCGCGGCCGGCTGGCTGCTGGGTCTCGTCGTGGGAGTCGGGCTCGCCCTGGTGATGCAGCGCTGGCGCCTGGCGGAGTGGGGGCTCCTCCCCTGGATCGTCCTGAGCCAGACGGTTCCGCTCATCGCCTTCGCTCCGCTGGTCAAGAGCTGGGGGTCGCAGCTCTCGCGCGGCGGCGTCGACTGGCAGGACTGGATGTCGGTCGCGCTGATCGCGTCGTATCTGGCGTTCTTCCCGATCGCCGTCGGCGCATTGAAGGGGCTGCAGTCGCCCGACCGCATCCACGTCGAGCTGTTCCATACGTACGCGGCGGGGTACTGGGGCGAACTCTGGTCCCTCCGCCTGCCGGCGGCCGTCCCCTACCTCCTCCCCGCGCTCCGACTCGGAGCGGCCAACGCCGTGATCGGGGCGGTCGTCGCGGAGGTGTCCACCGGCCTCCAGGGCGGGATCGGGCGCCTCCTGGTGCAGTTCGCCGGCCAGGCTTCGGGTGACCCGGCGAAGGCGTGGGGGCCGATCTTCGGCGCGGTCGCGCTCGGGCTGGTCGCCGCCGGATCCGTCGCGCTGCTGGGCGTGACGCTGAAGAACTTTCGACGCGGGGAGGCGCTCTGA
- a CDS encoding TIGR03842 family LLM class F420-dependent oxidoreductase, giving the protein MDFGVVLQTNPPASRVIHLSQLAEAHGFSHVWTFDSHLLWEEPYVIYSAILAATRRVTIGPLVTNPATRDWTVTASIFATLNEMYGNRTVCGIGRGDSAVRVTNGRPSTMTELRDSIHVIRELANSRPVEYKGATLQFPWSRGSELDVWVAAYGPMALKLTGEVADGFILQLADVDIAAWMIKTVRDAAAAAGRDPDAIAFCVAAPMYIGTDRSHMIDQTRWFGGMVGNHVADIVAKYGAHGSVPDALTDYIAGRTGYDYNSHGKAGNDHVDFVPDEIVERFCILGTAEEHIAKLEQLRALGVTQFAGYLQHDNKEETLRVYGETVIPALQQHVTAKA; this is encoded by the coding sequence ATGGACTTCGGCGTCGTTCTGCAGACCAATCCGCCCGCCTCGCGGGTGATCCACCTCTCCCAGCTGGCCGAGGCGCACGGGTTCTCGCACGTGTGGACGTTCGACTCCCACCTGCTGTGGGAGGAGCCCTACGTCATCTACTCGGCGATCCTCGCCGCCACGCGCCGCGTGACGATCGGACCGCTCGTGACCAACCCCGCCACGCGCGACTGGACCGTGACGGCCTCGATCTTCGCGACGCTGAACGAGATGTACGGCAACCGCACGGTGTGCGGCATCGGGCGCGGCGACTCCGCCGTGCGGGTGACCAACGGACGCCCGTCGACGATGACCGAGCTGCGCGACTCGATCCACGTCATCCGCGAGCTCGCGAACTCGCGGCCCGTCGAGTACAAGGGCGCGACCCTGCAGTTCCCGTGGAGCCGCGGCTCCGAGCTCGACGTCTGGGTCGCCGCCTACGGGCCGATGGCGCTGAAGCTCACGGGCGAGGTCGCCGACGGGTTCATCCTGCAGCTCGCCGACGTCGACATCGCGGCATGGATGATCAAGACGGTGCGGGATGCTGCGGCGGCCGCCGGGCGCGACCCCGACGCGATCGCCTTCTGCGTCGCAGCTCCCATGTACATCGGCACCGACCGGTCCCACATGATCGACCAGACACGCTGGTTCGGCGGGATGGTCGGCAACCACGTCGCCGACATCGTGGCGAAGTACGGCGCCCACGGCTCGGTGCCCGACGCCCTCACCGACTACATCGCGGGACGCACCGGCTACGACTACAACTCCCACGGGAAGGCCGGCAACGACCACGTCGACTTCGTCCCCGACGAGATCGTCGAGCGCTTCTGCATCCTCGGCACCGCCGAGGAGCACATCGCGAAGCTCGAGCAGCTGCGCGCGCTCGGGGTGACCCAGTTCGCCGGCTACCTGCAGCACGACAACAAGGAGGAGACCCTCCGGGTCTACGGCGAGACCGTCATCCCCGCGCTCCAGCAGCACGTGACGGCGAAGGCGTGA
- the hydA gene encoding dihydropyrimidinase: MKTLITGGTVVTATGSSLADVLVDGETIAAVLAPGSALLGFDVAANVDTVIDATGKYVIPGGIDAHTHMELPFGGTNASDTFETGTRAAAWGGTTTIVDFAVQKTGERVQDGLAAWHEKAAGNCAIDYGFHQIIGGVDDASLRAMDSLVDEGITSFKLFMAYPGVFYSDDGQILKAMQKSAETGLLTMMHAENGPAIDVLAAQLAEAGKVAPYYHGIARAWQMEEEATHRAIMLANLTGAPLYVVHVSAKQAVDQLAWARDQGWNVFGETCPQYLYLSLEDQLGAFSEEWGAFEGAKWVCSTPLRSRAEGHQHHMWQALRTNDVQMVSTDHCPFCMKGQKELGRNDFRAIPNGIGSVEHRMDLMYQGVVTGELTLERWVELTSTTPARMFGMYGKKGVIQPGADADIVVYDPNGRTEISAASHHMNMDHSAWEGFQIDGHVDTVLSRGRVIVDDGAYRGAKGDGRFVKRGLSQYLI, from the coding sequence ATGAAGACTCTCATCACGGGCGGCACCGTCGTCACGGCGACCGGCTCGAGCCTGGCCGACGTGCTGGTCGACGGCGAGACGATCGCCGCGGTGCTGGCGCCGGGATCGGCGCTGCTGGGCTTCGACGTCGCCGCGAACGTCGACACGGTGATCGACGCGACGGGCAAGTACGTGATCCCCGGCGGCATCGATGCGCACACCCACATGGAGCTGCCGTTCGGCGGCACGAACGCCTCCGACACCTTCGAGACGGGCACCCGGGCCGCGGCCTGGGGCGGCACGACCACGATCGTCGACTTCGCCGTGCAGAAGACCGGTGAGCGCGTGCAGGACGGGCTCGCCGCGTGGCACGAGAAGGCCGCCGGCAACTGCGCGATCGACTACGGGTTCCACCAGATCATCGGCGGCGTCGACGACGCGTCGCTGCGGGCGATGGACTCGCTGGTCGACGAGGGGATCACGAGCTTCAAGCTGTTCATGGCCTACCCCGGCGTCTTCTACTCCGACGACGGACAGATCCTGAAGGCCATGCAGAAGTCGGCCGAGACGGGCCTGCTCACGATGATGCACGCCGAGAACGGCCCGGCGATCGACGTGCTCGCCGCCCAGCTCGCCGAGGCCGGCAAGGTCGCGCCGTACTACCACGGCATCGCCCGCGCCTGGCAGATGGAGGAGGAGGCGACGCACCGCGCCATCATGCTCGCGAACCTCACCGGCGCTCCGCTCTACGTCGTGCACGTGTCGGCCAAGCAGGCCGTCGACCAGCTCGCCTGGGCGCGCGACCAGGGCTGGAACGTGTTCGGCGAGACCTGTCCGCAGTATCTCTACCTCTCGCTCGAGGACCAGCTCGGCGCCTTCAGCGAAGAATGGGGCGCCTTCGAGGGCGCGAAGTGGGTGTGCTCGACACCGCTGCGCAGTCGCGCCGAGGGCCACCAGCACCACATGTGGCAGGCGCTGCGCACGAACGACGTGCAGATGGTCTCGACCGATCACTGCCCGTTCTGCATGAAGGGTCAGAAGGAGCTCGGAAGGAACGACTTCCGCGCCATCCCCAACGGCATCGGCTCGGTGGAGCACCGGATGGACCTCATGTACCAGGGCGTCGTCACCGGCGAGCTGACCCTCGAGCGCTGGGTGGAGCTCACCAGCACGACCCCGGCGCGCATGTTCGGCATGTACGGCAAGAAGGGCGTCATCCAGCCGGGAGCCGACGCCGACATCGTCGTCTACGACCCGAACGGTCGCACGGAGATCAGCGCAGCATCCCACCACATGAACATGGACCACTCGGCCTGGGAGGGGTTCCAGATCGACGGCCACGTCGACACCGTGCTCTCGCGCGGACGCGTGATCGTCGACGACGGCGCCTACCGCGGCGCCAAGGGCGACGGCCGGTTCGTCAAGCGCGGACTCAGCCAGTACCTGATCTAG
- a CDS encoding nitrilase-related carbon-nitrogen hydrolase, which translates to MTQASGNVVRAAITQTTWTGDKQSMLDKHEGFARDAAADGAQVVCFQELFYGPYFGITQDKKYYDFAEAADGPIVQRFADLARELGTVMVLPIYEEAQTGVYYNTSVLVDADGTILGKYRKHHLPHLDRFWEKFYFRPGNLGYPVFDTAVGRIGMYICYDRHFPEGWRELGLNDAHMVFNPNATKPGLSNRLWEVEGPAAAVANGYFVLQPNRVGREDNEYGDLAVDFYGTSQVIDPRGNFVGERGSGEHEEVLVRDLDLDMVRQMRDDWQFYRDRRPDSYTGIAQP; encoded by the coding sequence ATGACGCAGGCATCAGGCAACGTCGTTCGCGCGGCGATCACGCAGACCACCTGGACGGGCGACAAGCAGTCGATGCTCGACAAGCACGAGGGCTTCGCGCGCGACGCGGCCGCCGACGGGGCCCAGGTCGTCTGCTTCCAGGAGCTGTTCTACGGTCCGTACTTCGGCATCACGCAGGACAAGAAGTACTACGACTTCGCCGAGGCGGCCGACGGCCCCATCGTGCAGCGGTTCGCCGACCTCGCCCGGGAGCTCGGCACGGTGATGGTGCTTCCGATCTACGAAGAGGCGCAGACCGGCGTCTACTACAACACCTCGGTGCTCGTCGATGCCGACGGCACGATCCTCGGAAAGTACCGCAAGCACCACCTCCCCCACCTCGACCGGTTCTGGGAGAAGTTCTACTTCCGCCCGGGGAATCTCGGCTACCCGGTCTTCGACACCGCGGTCGGTCGGATCGGGATGTACATCTGCTACGACCGCCACTTCCCCGAGGGGTGGCGCGAACTCGGCCTGAACGACGCGCACATGGTGTTCAACCCCAATGCCACGAAGCCGGGGCTGTCCAACCGCCTCTGGGAGGTGGAGGGTCCGGCCGCGGCCGTGGCGAACGGGTACTTCGTGCTGCAGCCCAACCGCGTCGGCCGCGAGGACAACGAGTACGGCGACCTGGCCGTGGACTTCTACGGCACCAGCCAGGTGATCGACCCGCGCGGGAACTTCGTCGGCGAGCGCGGCTCGGGCGAGCACGAGGAGGTGCTGGTGCGCGACCTCGACCTCGACATGGTGCGGCAGATGCGCGACGACTGGCAGTTCTATCGGGATCGCCGCCCCGACTCCTACACCGGGATCGCGCAGCCGTGA
- a CDS encoding sensor histidine kinase → MFRSLRPYQIALDLSLAAVFGVCAALLEVMGVSYEQTDPVQVGAVVLLFTVALAIRRLQPGLALGVAWLAAVLQMLFLQQPRPVDVVVFAVLYVTAAYGSRLVFWLGFASAIGGAVVITVYIFGVLTTVGFDSLPTAIAVLVAALFALLLSWVTGALVRTAIRGRETRRAQELAEGQAAAEQERVRIARDMHDVVAHSLTVVIAQADGARYAAASDPTAAATALGTISTTARAALADVRLLLTQLRHSQAPGPQPTLADVEALYTQVRAAGVELRVDVDPAPAREQPASVQLAVYRILQEALTNALRHGDGGVVSVRLAWWPTRVDLTVTNGRTGDPAPGGHGLIGMRERAQLVGGRLDAGADGADFVVRATIPLGVES, encoded by the coding sequence ATGTTCCGCTCCCTCCGCCCGTACCAGATCGCCCTCGATCTGTCCCTCGCCGCTGTGTTCGGGGTGTGCGCCGCGCTCCTCGAGGTCATGGGGGTGAGCTACGAGCAGACCGACCCCGTCCAGGTGGGCGCGGTGGTGTTGCTCTTCACGGTGGCGCTCGCCATTCGACGGCTCCAGCCCGGCCTCGCGCTGGGCGTCGCCTGGCTCGCCGCGGTTCTGCAGATGCTCTTCCTGCAGCAGCCGCGACCGGTCGACGTCGTCGTGTTCGCCGTCCTCTACGTCACCGCCGCGTACGGCTCGCGGCTGGTGTTCTGGCTCGGCTTCGCGTCCGCCATCGGCGGCGCCGTGGTCATCACCGTGTACATCTTCGGCGTGCTCACCACGGTGGGATTCGACAGTCTCCCGACGGCGATCGCGGTGCTCGTCGCCGCCCTGTTCGCCCTGCTGCTGTCGTGGGTGACCGGAGCCCTCGTGCGCACCGCGATACGCGGTCGCGAGACACGGCGGGCGCAGGAGCTCGCCGAGGGTCAGGCCGCGGCCGAGCAGGAGCGCGTGCGCATCGCCCGCGACATGCACGACGTCGTGGCGCACTCGCTGACGGTCGTGATCGCGCAGGCCGACGGGGCGCGGTATGCGGCAGCATCCGACCCCACCGCCGCCGCCACCGCGCTCGGCACGATCTCGACCACGGCCCGTGCGGCGCTCGCCGACGTGCGACTGCTGCTCACGCAGCTGCGGCACAGCCAGGCGCCGGGCCCGCAGCCGACCCTCGCCGACGTCGAGGCGCTGTACACGCAGGTGCGCGCCGCCGGGGTCGAGCTCAGGGTCGACGTCGATCCGGCGCCCGCCCGCGAGCAACCCGCTTCGGTGCAGCTCGCCGTCTACCGCATCCTGCAGGAGGCGCTCACGAACGCCCTGCGTCACGGCGACGGCGGGGTCGTCTCGGTGCGGCTGGCGTGGTGGCCCACGCGGGTCGACCTGACGGTCACGAACGGACGGACGGGCGACCCCGCCCCCGGAGGCCACGGCCTGATCGGCATGCGCGAGCGCGCACAACTCGTCGGCGGGCGCCTCGACGCCGGCGCCGACGGCGCAGACTTCGTCGTGCGGGCGACGATCCCGCTGGGGGTGGAGTCATGA
- a CDS encoding response regulator has translation MIRVVLVDDQALFRAGIRMMIDSQDDLEVVGEAADGAEGIDVIRATRPDVVLMDIRMPRMDGLAATAVILADPVPEHVEGPPRIVMLTTFDLDEAAARAIRQGASGFLLKDADPEFLLAAIRTVHSGSAVIAASATRELFAATTPAPVPVPAAFETLTDREREIFALAARGLSNAEIAAREYLSEATVKTHISRILAKLSLRDRVQLVVFAFEHGLA, from the coding sequence ATGATCCGAGTGGTGCTGGTCGATGACCAGGCGCTCTTCCGCGCGGGCATCCGCATGATGATCGACTCGCAGGACGACCTCGAGGTCGTGGGCGAGGCCGCCGACGGCGCCGAGGGCATCGATGTCATCCGCGCGACACGCCCCGACGTGGTGCTGATGGACATCCGGATGCCGCGGATGGACGGCCTCGCCGCGACCGCCGTGATCCTCGCCGACCCGGTTCCCGAGCACGTCGAAGGGCCGCCGCGCATCGTCATGCTCACGACCTTCGACCTCGACGAGGCCGCCGCGCGAGCGATCCGCCAGGGCGCCAGCGGGTTCCTGCTGAAGGACGCCGATCCCGAGTTCCTCCTGGCCGCGATCCGCACGGTGCATTCCGGATCGGCGGTGATCGCCGCATCCGCCACCCGCGAGCTGTTCGCGGCCACGACCCCCGCGCCGGTGCCCGTTCCCGCCGCCTTCGAGACGCTCACCGACCGCGAGCGCGAGATCTTCGCGCTCGCCGCCCGCGGGCTCAGCAACGCCGAGATCGCCGCGCGCGAGTATCTCTCCGAGGCCACCGTGAAGACGCACATCAGCCGCATCCTCGCGAAGCTCTCCCTCCGTGACCGCGTGCAGCTCGTCGTCTTCGCCTTCGAGCACGGCTTGGCATGA